Part of the Vigna angularis cultivar LongXiaoDou No.4 chromosome 1, ASM1680809v1, whole genome shotgun sequence genome, AGAACGTTAGAATATTTGGAAGAGACAAGACATTTAGGCTTGATGACTTTGACAATCTAAAGCAGCCTGAGGTGAAACTCATTGTACTTCACAAAAGGCGTACTACGTTGCTCGGAAAGAACAAAGCATGATCTAAAATTATCACTTCTGAAAAAGGGAGCTCAGAAACCATGAAACAACATTCAAACTACGACTCTTACGATACAACAATTAAGTATAATATAGAATGACAAATTTTAAGAATCTCCAACTTCTcaatattctctcttttctgagatggaaattttaaaaatacaatcaaATGATGAAGGTAGGTTCCACTTCCAATACTATGCCAACCAGACAATAAGGAGGGGGTGCCTTGGTCTTCTAAGCAGCTACAATTAATCATTCTGTACTTCATCGTCCATTAAGCAACATTCTCACCTCAATCAAAGTCAGTTCTTCCTGTGACGAAACAGAAACATCTCAATTTATTCAACCAGAATGTTTCTCTTTAGGGTGGTAGGGGGATATCCCAGGAAATGAGTTATCAAGTGGGAGAAAATACATAAACAAGAATGTTTTTTTCATGCATATATGTATGTAAAAGAGTAGGTTCGAATGTGTTATCTGTCCACACCTAAATGCATAactacaaaaggaaaaaaaatacatgtaacATTATACAACAGATCAATAATCACATTCAGAACAGAGCATTACAACTTGAAAAGCCAATGTTACTTAAAAATCCTAGTGGACAGAGGGAGATAACAGCCTCCCAGTGCATGCTCATATTCACAAAGCATAACATAAAGTAAAACTCCGAAGGATTACTTGAAGAGTTTCTCTGTGATATTGGTCAATCGTGCAACATCAGCACCTACAAGAACATCGGCCATTTTTCCATTCTGAAAGAAATGAAGTGTAGGCTGCAGAAGGTAAAAACATTGCTATAAGTTATAACCTTTAGGAGGAGGGATATTACAGTGAAGCGTTTAAGATAAGTTTGCAAGGACAGAGATAAAGCATTTTCTACTGTCTCCactgaatattaaaaaaaatgagaaatggCGTGTTAATTTATGTACATGTAAAAATCTGAAGAATCGCCTTAGTCAGAGAAGAATTAATGCACCACAAAAAGTTCTTAAGCAAGGGAAGAGCTAAATCTTAGAGTACAAGTAAAGAATTTCATGTTAACAAAAGCCACGCAGAGATTTACAGTCTGAAATTGCCACAATCTTCAGTGACTTCACaattatatattgatattaaaaacaacgcTACTGTAGCACACTTGTTCAATGACAGATAAATCAGTGGAAATTTAAATTGATAAGGCATATTTAAGTCAATTGACAATGATAGCATAGCTTACCTAACTGAGCATGTATACAAATTACAGCTAGGTCTTAGAAAAGAGATATATATAAGTGGCCTAAGTTTTCATTGAATTTAATCTAATTTTCAACCTAACTCAATCCATCCCAACCATAATTGGTTTGGGTATAGATGGGTTATCAGATTAAGTAATTAGAAAACATTATCACCCCTTAAAGAAAAATACCtcaatagataattttaatatttcttaattcTTAAAATCTAAGGATGATAATTATAAGATATACATAACCAGTAATTCTAAAAATACTGGAAAGTCAAAATAgcaatcataaaataatattcatagaTATGTTTTGCAACTCAGTGAATGGGGTCCCAAGACAAGAAATTATAGATAATATTCTACAATGACattgatatttatttgttatagcATATGCGAGATGAAATATTTATCCCTAGTATTCGTACAAcaatattcatataataaatcataaaactGGTTTTACACAGTAGATTTATTagaaaattagtatttttattaaaaagttgtggTAGGTCGGATTCATTAGGTTTAAAACTCCCTAACCCAATGTTAATTGGAAGCACTAACAAAAAACTAACCCAACTAAAACTGTAAAAATGTAATTCGGCTGAACGGATTTGGAAGCACACAACTCACTTACACTGCTGAACTAGAATAAgcatgatatattttttatattaaagcttgAATTTTAAAGATTTGGTGATTACAAGCTTGAAAATTTGATCCTTCTAACCACAATATGCTATGTTGATGATCACATTAGCTTTGAAGATGTTGATCTTGTGTTTGATCTGGGTTTAGGTTGTAATTTGTGGATTTGATCTCATAAGTGCTTCCTTTAACTTAATCATTTGTTAAGTTGGAAAGCCTTTGAAAGTGTTTTGGTATATCTTGtggtttttagttttattttaatagattaaagtGTGCTTTAATCCGTTAAAATGTTCTTAGATTtgttggaaaagaaagaaagaacattTGAATCGCTTCATATAAcgatttaatcaattataatcaCTTAAAATCCAAAGCTGTCAATTTGGctgttttaatctattaaaacgAGCTTTACATAGATTAAAATCACTTATATCTTTTGCTTTTACTGTTCTGCTTTAATCAATTCAACCCACTTAAAACtgattttaacatattaaaatattgttttaaccaATTAAAACCTCGAGAGCTTAGTAAGctctattttaatcgattaaaactatCAACTACCATAATCTTTATATCTCTCTAACTTCAAAACCATATATGATATGCAATTAAAACCATTATTTTTGAAACTAAAACACTTTGCCTACAAAGAGAGACTCTAACCTGAGATTAAAAACACTTCTTGGAGCCTTCTTGCTTTAATCTTTGGTTCAAATCCTTGGTTTAAGAAGTTCACATTGTAATAacctttatattttttcttctgatAAGACTTTTAAGGTGTATGTTAGGAAAAAGGTTCAAATTAGAAGTTACAAAACAGTTAACAGTAGTTGGACAGTTTATGGGTGGTTAGAAGAAGTTATTTAATCTAGTAAGTGTTATCTTTTAAGGAGGAAACGGTTCCTCCTGGTGGTGGTGTGCATTTTGTTTCAAAACAGGGCTTGTCCTGTGTAGAAGGGAATTTCTTCCCTTGGAAGTTATTTACGTTGTTAAGGAAGATTTGTGTGTTAATTTCTTAAACTGAATTATAAATCTGGTTTCTTCTCTATTGTGTTGTATCTTTGTCCAAGTGATCTTGTTCCTTTTCTGTAATTTCTATGGTGTATTCATCTTAACTAGGGCTGTCAAGTGTGTTGTTTGTGATAGGGTTTCATAAGTGTCGCTAGAGATCTTGTATAGTTCAAGATCTAGTTGTGTGTGTATTGTATTTTCTAGTTTTCTTAAGAGGTTCTtgtgaaatttgaaaatacaGTAGATTGGTCTAATCAGGGTGATTAGGTAACTAGATGTAGCTCTTGTGATAGAATAAACCACCACAAATCTTGagtctctctcctctctcttttctttaccTGTTATACAGCATATTATACTTCTCGTATATCTTGTATCTTCAATCTTGGTTTAAATTGATATGCTGTGATCTTGATCAAtcaattcaataataatttgttATCCTATTTTGAAAATTGGTGATAGTTCAATTCACCCGTCCCATTAAGGTTTCACCACTTcgttaatgaaataataatccACTGACAAAGATGTTTACCAccaaatacattaaaaattatcaaagcaataataaaaagagagaaacgAACAAAAAGAGGCATGCATTAATAAAAACAGATGAATAAACAGAGGGAGAAGTTTCAAATTGTTGACGAATGCCTGATATGATTCACAATCTACAACCAGATTTTATTGTATACATgtgcaaaagaaaaaggttttatCACCACAAGCAGTATTTGAACATAAATTTCTAACACCAATGTCAAATAAATTACCACAGATGTAATCTGCAATTTGCCCAATGTGCCTTGAATTGCTTCCTGGGAAAAGTGAAAGTGAATGTTTAAGCTCCTTGATACATGGAAACTTCTTGATgccataaattattaaaattatgcaaaacatacttttaagtttaacacgcaaaaaagtaatgaaaaaggtagaaacCACCAAATGCCCAAACCCAAGTCTCATACTGACTATAAATAGTgtcaaaatacaatatataaatgagaGTAATCCTCAACTTGCAAGCCAATTTTATAGGATTGAGTTAAACCTAAACCATGTTATAGGATGGTATCATAGTCTACTCTAGATCCACAAAAAGGGTCACTTACCATGCTATCCACGTTCCAAGCCCCTTAATGTTGGATATGAGGTGTATTGGGAAAAAACCAAGTCTATATAAATGAAGGCAATCCTCACtttacaagttgattttgtaaaGTTGTGTTAGACCTAAACTACTTTGTAAAAGTAGCAACAAAATGAAAAGTACAAAGCATGTAAATCTGATCGTGTGATTCCTTGTAAGCATTTACGTCTGTATGTTATCATATCACTTTTCAAGATCTTAGTAAGCATGTCTTAACTTGtgacttatattttttttatatattaacaacAAATGGATAACGAGTCAGTGACTACAAGACATGCATACTTATGTGTCCTACATTCATATTTATAAcgctaaaaatataattagactCATGCAGAATATGAATTTTAAGCTATTTTCAACTGTGCGGTACATCTTATTGAAAATTCAATCTAAGataagaaaaaaggaaaaaaagtggCATTCTGAAatctattaaataaattgtagTTTTGCTCATGATTCGAACCCACAGATCACACAATTAATATACTCCATACCTGATCGATGTCAATCTTATATGTTGTCACATGAGGATACTTCTTACTGAGCTCCCCAACTATAGGAGAAATAAACCTGCCTAAACAGAAGTATACACCACGAAAACAGTGAGAATTTTTCTATTGAATACAGACATCAAGAAAAACATatacaaacaacaaaatcatataCACCACCTCTTTGTGGAAAACCAATAATTTATGGCATGCACCATCCACATAATTTTTTCTATCCGCCAAAAGATGAATTACTCAACTCAAACAAGAGCAAAAAACTGGTTTGTAAGTTTAGAGTACATCACAAAACATATTCTCTTTAGCGTTTCTGAAAGAGTTGGCGATCTCACATTCACTGGGAGCATAATTTATTGTTTGGTATCATAGATacaccaaatactctcaaattaTGTGATCGCATCCTCATTGTTCTTTTGCAATGGTCACACATAtgcatcaccaagaataaacaGCACAGTAAAACAATTACAATTCATTGGAAATATCTAAGTCAACATAAGAAAGGGTCACCGCAACTTACAAGGTCCACACCAAACCGCAGTGAAATAGAAGACGGCGTGCAACGAGTTATCTATTGAACAGAATTTCACCAGGTAGAAAAATTCAGCTCTTTATAGATTCATCCACatataaaagaataacaaaacAGAAGAAGAATAAAGTATATTTACAGACCTGTACAAAAACCTATCTGCAAATTCATGGAATAACAAACTTCTATAAGAAAATAGCAACAAAACATAGACATACCTTTGACTTTGGTAAGGATGTTGTTGAACTCTTCCTCTGAATTAACAAGAACAACATCAGACGAACCTGAAAATAATTCACCAATAGACTTAGTTATTCCGACgcagtaaaataaaattaaaacaattaaatatataaagtcGTTTTCATCAAGTGGAAATAGTATCAGTAGGAAGCGAATTCAGATATAGAGGTTAATGCAAAGGTGAACAATGCACACAGCGCAGCAAGTAAAATAACGCGATTCCTTTCGTTTGCATATAAAAATCAAGCAATGCAgaacgtgtgtgtgtgtgtcagagagagagagagagagagagagagagacctGCGGCGGAGGAGAGGGAGCGGGAGTGGTGGAAGGATGGGAGGAGAGAGAGTTGAGAGGAGGCAATTGCGGTGGCAAAGAGAGATGGTTTGGATGGGAGTGAGAGAAAGCGGTGGTGAGCGTTGAAGACGATCGGCCGAACACTATTCTTTATCGCATGTCGAAGAGCCAAAGATCGAAACAACCAGTTTCTCGTCATCGCTGATTCTGCTTCTCTTCCTTCACGCTTCCTGTGCTTTTCTTTCTCACTTCACAACTTCCCCCACAATAAACGATATACTCTCTGGGTTTAggtttaacataatttttaatatattttttattatttacttaaattttattagaagtaataaatattaaaaaaaatgtactgCAGTAACAACATAAAGTGCTTTAACAAACCACTTTGACAATTTAATAAGCATACCCAGttttatttagataataaagaattgaaaaaaaaaaactcatgaaACTTGTACTTTTacttaaaaaatcaattttaagatacatgttttatatgtttttttatttacttattctctaaataaattttatttagctTTATTTTGAGAAttcatattttactttaaatcaatccttttatatacaattttttttaaattaaagaaatttcaTATAAGACATTTTCAGTAATAGATTTTATAGAAATCTTTTCCAAAATTTGACAATTCTTTCTATGGTCCTGCAACAattttttatggtttgtataatatcatatcaattttataaaatgccTATGctccaataataataaaaaattaatattatgaaaacttcgtatttttattttttaattaattatgtttttaaaaaaaaggtgcacttaataatttgtttaagtCTATTGGagaatgtgtttttattgtgGAGGAATAGCGTTTTTCTTAAGTTGAAGATGGATTTCTCTAACAATAAATCTCTtccaaaattgattttttttttcaaatcaagGAACGCATTCATAAagtaaatataagttttaagtatattttaaaaaatagtttaatcaCATGTAAAAGTTTGAAGCgcgaaaataatttaaaattatgattcaAGAAATTCACTTGTACTTTTcaccaaattaaattaatacaatATAAGCATGGGAAGAGAAGAGTACTTtgaaatagtatttttaaaaatgattaaattaatttttatccaTTTGTTATTGTTcatcttttaaaaatacatttttctgTTCCATTCTCATATTTCTGTCATCACATGACAAAATCATTGTTAAATAAGtgagaataaatttatttatttcaaatacgaaataaaaaaagtgttattaAAATTTCTCCTTCAACTTATTCATTCCTTTGAAATCATCGATTTAAATCTTAAGTTTGGTCACTAGTTCAAGCAAggtatcttctttttcttaataatacttttaaacCTGGAATAGTATCTAGTAAAAgaactttttaatataagatttaaaagttaaatagaagtaaaaataatatttaaagtattatataattagtatataaaataatattgaaaatgtaatatcataattataattttgtaactctaaaaaataaaatactatgtAACATCCAAATTTTCATAGTATTCTCATTGAATTTGTCACAtcttcaataatataaaactgtTAACTTaagaaatgatataaaatactattacaaatattcatataatatttataatactaCCAACAATTGGTATCTTTTCTCAAATCAAAACACCCATTAATACTAGTTTACTTCAATGTTGACACTAAGCTCACTTGATCTTCTTTATCTCTTGAAAAACTTGTAATTTATGATGTAATTTATCtgaatttactttttaaaaaaaaaatcaaatttatttaaactaatatttattataaaattttattcaaattatactctaaaattaatttttccatATTCATAATTACTCATTCTCAATGTATATGAAATAAGAATTACTTTTTTAATCTACATTTTAATAATCATATGATCATTATTTAATCATAATCAGTAATACACATATTTGTATTCCCTCAATTGAATTCAAACtcttcataaatataaatatattttctagaactagaaaataaatattatatataaatataaatacaatttttttagttgtgtccttaaaaacaaaatcaaaattaatatgtGCTAGAAAGGAGTGAGACCCACAAATTCATAATTAGGTCTAGGCTATTGGTTCCTGCACCCCAAACTTACTATTTTTACCTCCACAATAAGGTGAAAACAATccaatattatttattactttaccACGC contains:
- the LOC108347866 gene encoding thioredoxin O1, mitochondrial isoform X1 — its product is MTRNWLFRSLALRHAIKNSVRPIVFNAHHRFLSLPSKPSLFATAIASSQLSLLPSFHHSRSLSSAAGSSDVVLVNSEEEFNNILTKVKDNSLHAVFYFTAVWCGPCRFISPIVGELSKKYPHVTTYKIDIDQEAIQGTLGKLQITSVPTLHFFQNGKMADVLVGADVARLTNITEKLFKKN
- the LOC108347866 gene encoding thioredoxin O1, mitochondrial isoform X2 is translated as MTRNWLFRSLALRHAIKNSVRPIVFNAHHRFLSLPSKPSLFATAIASSQLSLLPSFHHSRSLSSAAGSSDVVLVNSEEEFNNILTKVKDNSLHAVFYFTAVWCGPCRFISPIVGELSKKYPHVTTYKIDIDQEAIQGTLGKLQITSVPTLHFFQNGKMADVLVGADVARLTNITEKLFK